GCAAAGAATTATATCcttaaaaattcctaattttattcaatattaaattaaataataaaaaaatataaataatcccaaataaatatttttttctctaaaatacgtttggaaaaacacattttatatttttgagctGAAAATCGaatatatcaattacttttaaagcgaacctattaataacttttaatctaatgatcgtatTATTCCGCactagttattaattttaatgacttgaGAGCCTAAAATATGGTAATAAAGTTGTGCagactatttttcaattttcgaaagCAGATACTAAactatactttttctttattaacgTATGTTGAATAAATGATGAATTTTGATGCTTGATCTTCAAATTATTGAAGACAGATTCAatctggaaaattttaattaactctacataatgaatagttttttttctaacagtTTGCAACGTAGAGAGTTCCAAAGCTTGACTCTTTAATGTCAATATGACTTCTTGCGTGCTTGgcaaagagaaaagaaattagATATCAATAACTAATTTCTTTACTAATTCTATCAATAACTAATCAGTCTATCAATAACTAATAAACTATCAATAACTAATTCTAATTAGAATAACTAATTTCGGATGTTTTCCTTTGAAACTGTATggagtaaaattttgtaaaaatctatatagtttgctattaaaattttcaaccattagtaaattaagtaataaaaatgataaaaaattataaaaaaattataaaaaaatatttttatatgtggaattatttttttacgaacaAGCTTTATGAGTAGTCAACTTCTAAAGCTTGATATAGCTTATCTTTTCtgttaactttcaaaacttgtttaaagcttgtcttttataagtagtaaaactttttgattgCCTTCTTTAGTTTCAGAGATATGGCGAAGTAAATACTTAAAACAATAAGGGATCCAACCTTTCAATCATTATCTCAACCAAACTATTTGGgtctatttcccagattgcgataACCTATCCTATCCAGATTGCGATAACGGTCAAGAATTCAAATTCGTCAAAGAAAAGGTATGTCCATTCAGTTTTTATGTCTGAATTTGTAACTTTATCTTCTTAAGCTTGTTAAAAGTTAgacccttgaaccattaagatcaCTTCCTAGAACGctgaaaatatgattattagATTGTAAGTTATCCGGGtgttctgttttttaattttgataactgTACTTAAATCTACTGTTTTACAAGGACTATTGCTAATATTAAGCAATATTCCATTTGTTTATGAAAACATaacaagtgaaaatatttttttcaaaaccaaaaacCTAGTTagtttgcttttcatttttgaaatgctGGTGGATAACGCTCACTTCATTGTCAGTTATAAATACACgccttcattattttattgtttgctaAAAATACTGTCAACtcactttatataaaaatgctttttttgtagtttttataatattttttttaaaagaaatttcttttaattttctgaaactaggTCATTATCCCCATCTTTCAtctattataattatgtttcttttaacgACGGACggaaacataaaagaaaatggttTCGAAATATGAGCAAAACGTTCTGTTGCAAAATCAGCATCTCCTCGCGGTTGGAACCAGGAAGCTGGCagttaatatgttttttagaGCATCAAACGCTTGGGTGAGTTTTTTGGTGTGATCACATGTTTCAGGAGCTCCGAGATCGAAAATTAATTGAAGCCTTATGTCAATAAAAACTCACTCATAAAGGATATGATAGATGCCAAAGAATGGTTTTATGGTTATGTTTTGTGTTAAATATTCAGTAGCTGTTCCGGAATTTGAATGcgttaatagaaattttatggTGTGACGTTGCAATTACATTACCATTACATTTGCTACTTCGATAAcagcaataaaatttgatagtattagtattaaaaatcagtttttttaacttGAGACAGGTAGTGATAGGAGTTTACTAGAAAAGTAAtaagcttcaaaaaataatgcttttaagttTGATAGTATTGATCATAATAATGAACTTTTTCATCTTGGGATagatatgaagttttttttcctaggAGAAGTTTATTAGAAAGTTTCAAAACATGTACAAACTTTGGTTGTTACGCATTTtagtgataatttaaaatgtttgcatcAATTTTGACTTCATATTAATCTTCAGACAGGcacttttgttgaaaataagaCTTCACATTACATTTTGTCATTTCTCgtacattgaaaaagaaattctgttaTATTACAGAAAATTTCAGGAAGCAAAGTTTCTAGAGATTTTCAGTATGCTACGGAAAAAGCACATTGACAGAAGTtttctgtaacaaaaaattacagaaaacattTGTAAGCACCTATCCGTATAGTTGTGGgtacgaaaaagaaatttgccaTGAAGGTagtttcctaaattttaaattattgcattttctgcgtgattattcagaattttttagataatgaaAACCTCCACATTAGAAAGAATAGtggtataattttatcttttctatcGTTTAATTCAGACGTTTTGAAGTGGGATATGAACCCGGAACCTCATTGCACACCATACATTGGTCGATATCTGtttcaatgtataaaattttttgttaccgCTTTGatcctaaaatttttcatattgaaaagtgaaaaaatttgtaaccAAGAGATGCAATCAGTATCAATAGTTACAGAGTTTATTtgttaacagaattttttttttcgcattacgatgaaatttaacagtaaatttcTATAGTTTCAGAGAACAGAAATTTTCTGTAGTAATGttatagaattattatatttttttaacagaaatttttcacagtgtaacATTTTTACCCAATCAGCATTTAGAGATGCTTTTCCTCACCAATATGTGTATAATGCTCAATTAGAACATAATTTTcgatttaatgatttaatttctacATATTAAAATGCTGTCTTAGTATTTGAAGGGGTTGACTTTAAATAAGCTGGTTAATTTCAGACGATATTATTAACTGCTAAATTTGATACAAAAGCGTACGAATAAATATATCTTGTTTTGGACTGgtttgaattttaacttttaaaatatgggGGATAGGGAGGGGAGATGGAAGCAAGAAAATATGGCTACCGACAGTTTAATAACGTtaaattacaaaagtttgaAACCCTTAACATCCTTTTCGttataagtttttaagataaattaaaaatattcgattaTCTGATGTGATTTatgtaaaaacacatttttgttattatttatgttttattatttaatttatgatgcCAAAATTTTTGGAATAGTAAGGCTtagaattttgtataattttgaactatgttatattaagtgacaaaatataaaattttgcctGGAAATCTGACACAGCAGTTCAGAGCTTTTGAtctatttttctgaaagaattgttttctaagaaataaaaatataagaatataaagaatataatataaagaatataaatttccCCCTTCATctcaatgaaataatttaatgaaattagctAGTAATTTGTATTTCTGGAAATTGCTTATTATAGATATTAGTAATCGATAACACTTTTTAGCAAATGATGAAGAAATAATCTGCTTCAAcgtatcaaatttttattgccGGTTTGatgctaaaatttttcatattcaaaactGAAAGAATCTGTACCCAAGAGATGCAATAAGTATTAATGGTTACAGATTTTATTTGCGAgcagaaaaaatgtttcttttgacTGATTGcgataaaatttaactgaaaatttctgTAGTTTTAGAGAACAGATACTTaataagacttaaaaaaaatattttgttcatggCCAGTATATATTCGTGTTGTCAATAGAacctatatatacatatatatatatatatataactgccAACTCTTCCGATTTACAGATTTAAGCTATGTTTTTAGTGTTCCTAGCCAGAAGGGCTATCTACTCTTCCACACTTCTATCGAAATTGTAGAATCATTAGGGAAGAAAAGTGGTGAGGTGGTTACGCAAGCGTAtaacatataaaatgaaaaagtgttTAATCGAAAAAATATATGGCGTAATAAAATACGCAGTCTGgattaaataatatagtacacgataaaaaaaaaaccattagcTATGAAAAAGGCACgaagagaataataataaatatatacacgttaagaaattatttacatatgtACACTGGAAAGCGGGTTGTCAACTCTTCaggttttcaaacatttatttaattttttattttcgtatttaacacgttcacgccggggtgacccaccggagggtcacgctagattgtctcatcgggcggcgcaccggagtaaaaactggtaacaaataaatttcacttttcagtttttttccgggaataataaaaatccataactaccaattgtttttaacggatgcaatatttatattgaattgcttcttggCCGTGATAAATNatatatatatataaatttgatagatcattataattttttattaattgctaaatttcattatcttttgaatgaaataatttcattaattttgatctattaaaattcattacttaatttattctattaattcactaaatttaaaacgaattaattttattaggtttaataaatattaaatttaacaaggaactcaattattaaattcagcataattaatttgattgaaattattaaattttataagtggaatttaattaaatctttaaactcAATAGAATTTTACTGactaataaaacttaaatttcgtaaaatttaaatttattataaaattttataaaatttatttatcacattttcaAACGtaacaattcaatttaaattattaaattcaattcaaaatagaGTAAGAATTGATCGTTTTACTTCATGATTTTCAGATACTACATATTGATATTTGTCATTAAAAGTTTTCGAACGTAAAGCCCTTGTCGTTTTCGTGCCATCCTTATGATAAGTAGGACAATTGCGTGCATCTCCAGTTTCACATTCTGATGAATGCTCTGGTACACGACAAGGTCAGCTAATAAATAAGCCCTGCTTTTACGACCATCTTGGCGATTTTATTGATAGaattcaaagataaaaaattaactgctGATAACTATCAAACAGAACATTTAGAAATGTAAACACTCGTAAAACGATtgacaaggaaaaaaataaccatgcgtgtaattgaaaaaaaaaattgaatgaatattCATAGAAGTTTAAAGTTAGGGGAAAATTCCAGCATTTCCGGTTATAAGAATTacttaagtaatgaaattttttttgttgattaaacttcatttatcGTAGTTAATTGATGAAATGTTTAGTAAGAAATGTAACAAAACAAGGCGAAAAGCTTAAAAACTACTTGTTTGTGTTTATTAAAgagaagaaaacaattttatgctTGTCAGACATAACAGAAGTGTTCATCGCTTTCGAAAAACATGAACGGAATTTTCGGTTTGATTGATATGAAGCTATTTTCTTCCTTCCAGTCTACTTAGaaaacgtagtttttaaaattttaattttaaattattgcttttttctttttagttttgcgTTAGATAACTTAGACCACTTAGATAGCTTAGATCGGACAGTGATCTATAATGTAATTAGCGATAAAATGACGATACTTGCTTACAGCATTCAGAAAATAATGTCATAAcataggaattttaaatttaagcacatTAGCTGATCTTAAAGGGGTCTTACCATCGATTGATAATAAATTCTCTTTGACGATATTAAAGCAATAAACTTTGTTTGTAGCTATAAGCATTATTAGCATATAAGCATAGTCCATTGTTAGCTAGCTGTTAGATTGCTCTGTTACTGACATCAAGCATAGATCTTGGATAGAGATTTAAGTGTTCTTGTTTGTCAGAAAGTGGAAGATAATTTGATTGTGAGATACCACCCTAAGGAACAGGAAGCAGGATACTAAAAACGTAGTTAtagcaaaaagaataaaattaataatttacgaATTAATCTTAAATGTTTGTATTCCTGAAGAGCTGTGGAGTTGGTTTTTACAGGAATTGgagttgaaatattttgctcaactccgattatttaaaaattagatccttttagattaaaagagaaaaaaaaagattttgatcttataaaaattattttgtttactccATATGTAAGCAAATACAATACTctaatgaatatattaataaatatttaaattaatactcaTCCTAAGTTTAAACACATTCGAACGTTTTTGATCCTCTGTTTAATCGAACTATTAAAAAGGAATGCAGAAAATCGTTaatctattgaaaaattaagattaatgaatagattattaataagttataattaataatttatttatacaatttaatttcttaattccaaaatcaaatttagatAAGTTAATAAGTGAATGAAAATATGCGAGTGAATTTagcttattatttgtaataattttcttgttcctgaataaatcaataaacatttttcttagaGGAAGTTTCTTTTTATGTGAGAGGgaattatttattagtagttCCTTTGTTGTAATGTTTTgcacaatttcaatattttttaaaaatatatttttcttaaaatttatttcttcaatcgCTGTGTTATAATACAAAGTGCAATATTATATAAAgtgtcttttaatttatttgtaaataaaaaaatagaaatatataatttgaaatcaacaaTTATTTAACAGCATTACATTACTGAGATTCTTcggaaattttaattgaatataatcCGCAGTTGGCGTTGGAATTAAGTTCTCAAGAAAGACTGGAGCAGGAGTCGAACATTTCAATTACCGGCTCCAATACTCTGCTATTGCTACACATTTTGAAAATCGTTACCAACACTATTTATGTCATTgtgtttaacatttataatatgatCATACctttatcattattatagaattttagCCATGAAGAACTTAGtaacaactaaatttttttccgtgGTATTAAGTAGAATATTTCTTAAGGATTTAACCAGTTCTTAAAAAAGTGGGTCACTCATTCACACTTTTGTTCAAGATGTTATTCAAAGCGTGCCGAAACAATCAGGAATCACTTTTAATAGTTTGTTTAGTCCATTAAAATTCGAAGCAGTAGGAGGTTTAAAATAACccagcaagtttttttttgctttcaaattagAGAAACACCATGTACACATTAATCTAAACACTAATTacctgtaataattttaaaaggaacgtttttttaaattttttttatgaatgattagtcactattttaagaatacatctagattcaatatttattttaataaagagatTGATTAAAGTCCtcgaaattgaaataaaatttaattcaggaGGATTACttctatgaaaattatttttgaaaacaacacAGAAAGTTATAAggtattactttattttaaattaaaatttaatttaatacactgatgtgcatttgtttttaatggtgCTATTtcaagcagatttttttaagtcgttgtttgttttttgtggaTTTTTgcgagtttatttttaaaataaagcaactgttgttttcattttagttataaatggtttaatataaattatggaTTTCGTAACAAGATGGAGGATGACGaaactggaggaaaattgtatcgcaatattagagagaaagattttgcggagAATACTTCGtagtgtaaatgaaaacaatgacTGGAGaaggatatttaaatttaaattgaacaagatttataaaaaacctgatattattaaatacttaaaaataaatggaatgaaTTGAGTGGTCCACATGATTCGAATTAGTGAtgacaatataataataataataaaaaaaattggatttttgacCTAGAGAGCGGGGAAAGCCGCGGAGATGGGCTGATGCgttggagtctgattttcttgcaatttatgaaaagaattggtGATCAAAGATAAATTGGAAGTCATTATGgtgaaatcttcagaggaaggcattggcccctattgggctgtctggccaaatatgatgatgatgatgaatataagttacaaaatgttttcaaatgagATTATTCTAAGCGTTGCTATTATGTAGCATTATGTAACATTAACGCAAGggtttcaaaagtaaaatatatagatagGCTGTAGATATATGGATAGGCTGTAGGTTGCTAACATTATTTTTGGCATTTAACTTagtaagaatttttcttaatcaaaagttttttactgTCCATCTTTCCTaaggtaaaaataaagcatCGAAATAGAGCCTAAATTATGACATAtaattgccaaaattattttatttattaaaatttcgtgGTACATTAACTATAGTTTGTATTCCGATTCTATTTCAgtgaaacaagaaataaaataaagaagcgTTTCTATGCTCatccatttattaaatatggtaaCTTACACtactacattttaataaatacaaaatacaacaTTTACAAACTTTAgacttttatttgatttgcaattttatacagagtatgtttttaaattatctttaacataaaaataatgcaaataataaaaaaaaaatcctcaaccTATAcgaataaatacaataaattaaaggaCAAAATAGCACCGTTGTAACACTTGCAATTACAATTAATTGTCCAAATATACAAAGGAAATTTAACTGTCCAAATAACTTAATCATCAGCCTTACAACTTAAAGTGCTTTAATTACCATCCTGATGAGGATAATCACCAGATCCCTCAAATGCTAACTGCTTATGCTACTTGAGCAGATGGGTAAGTGTGGATGTGCTTAACTAAAGTTGTAGGAGCTCCTCCTGTAACGAGGGTTGGTAACAAAATGGTTCCACTTTCTTGTCTTTCACTTCGGGAAAGATCAGTTATGTGTGGGTTTCCAACTTTGTATGTGGGTCCATCATAAGGTTTAGCAACAATTGGCTGCTGAGCACTGGAGGCGGAGGAAGATCCAGCTGATGCTCTATGCTGACTGGCAGATTGGGAAGCATAGCTCTGAGAATCTAAATAGGCATTTCTGCTTGGGTAAACACTGGCTGATGATTGGTAGGCAGATCCGGAAGAGTATTGGCTACCACTTGCAGAAGCTGCTGCTGCGTTGGCTGCATACTGGCTGCTGACAGTTTGTGGGTATTGGCTAGTGCTCAGAGCGTTAGAAGAGAAAGCATTTTGTTGAGGTGCAACGTAGGGGTAGACAGCAACTCTGTTTCCTGATGTTGATCCTGAACCTCTTGATCCGGAAGATCCAGACACTGGCCTTACTTGACGAGATTGGTTGCTACCTGAAGCAGTTGGGTTTCTTTTCTGTTGTTGTTGAGCTGAGGCTTGTCCATTTTGTCCACCTTGTAAGTATCCATGTGGATGGTAGTATGGTCGCTCAACGATGACACCAGCGGGTGGAGGCTCGGCATAGATTTGAACATTAGCGGGGCTTTGGGTTCCCATACCTGGTTCGTTAGATTTAACTTCAGCTCTGAATCCAAATTCGTCGGCAACGTAGTCGACATGTCGGAAAACACCAAATGGATCGGTATAACCGTAGCTACCACGGACGGCTCCGTTGCTGTCTGATGATTCCTTTCGGTTCATAATGGTTCCAAATTCATCGGTGCTTTGGAAGCCGAAATCGTATGGCTCTGCTTTACCTGTTTCCTGAAAGTTAAACAACAGTTTCTTCAATGTctgaattgatatttattgtcaaaCCAAATTGAAATTTAGTGATTTTGCAGAgggattatattttaaagctaaatgcTTCACTTTAGTACGAACAGTATAACCAAcgtactttttaatattattacagaACAGTtgcaaattagaaattaatggaaatttaaagaaatgcttcactttatgaaattttaggGTGAATTTAATATAGACTGGTGAGAAGTGTGTCAAAAATGGGTGGTATAGTatagaaataaatgcaaaatttttaaaaaaatgcttcattttattaaattttagggTAAATTTAATATAGACTGGTGAGAAGTGTGTCAAAAATGAGTGGTATagaatagaaataaatgtaacatttttatacagcaattgaaatttttttaaaagtttgtctaaaaacttacttttttagaGACTGTattgcaaaacttaaaaatacaaaactattacttattaataaatacttgtaacactttaaatgataataaaaaaatcataacgaGAAAGAAAACCCAATTAAGATCAAGAATCTTTTCGATATTAGCTACATATTTgttaaagttattgaaaaatatgaattgaataaatatataacaaaaatatatatattgaataaatatatgatgCAAATATACATTgactaaaaatacatattaaagacatatttaaaacatactgaaattatataaaaatgtatgactgtcttattatttaatttaatggagtcaaaacttctttgaaatttaGTCAATGCTTTTGTCCGATTCAAATGATTACTAATTATAGCacaaaaactgaaacaaaattatatggGTAAAGGTATAAGATGGACAGAATTTTAAAGATGAAGTTATTagtctttttataaaaagtaagtgAAAGTAACAAAATTGGGTGAAATCAAAAGGAATAAATTGtgcgaaattaaatattagaatatcaAACTGATAATCCTATTCCGTATTTGTTAGAGAGTTATTATTCGTGAACcttaatggaatttaaatttccgAATCgctaaatttctgaaatttaatgtaattaaatgagTAATACGTGAAATGAAGTAATACTTAAgtttacttcttaaaaaaaattactagaatttcaacatttaaaaaaatattttgcaaaaagtgtgtaatttatgaagattttaaaattttcaaaaacacccGACAACTTTAACAGTTATCTTTCACCAAAGATaacaaaaaagaagtttttgattataaaatcaaattaagggAAATTTAGTAAAAGCAAACTTATCATTATAACTTATCATAAAAGAGTGAATTtgtttgtaaaagaaatttatccaTATCGTTTGCTTTTTCGATCATTCTCAATCACTtgtttgagaaaataatttgataaatttttgtaccaaaataaaatcataaaatcaattcaaattttgtactgCACGTGGTTCTtctgaatataaaatgattggtaataatttaatatttgtgtaagttaaatttaaatctatgaaaataaaattattatgatttttagttGTTCAGTAATTTTAGTATACTTGGAAATAtgggtaaatattatttgacgtgaatagttaaaaaaaaaaatctaaaactattgaaacaattattttttcctgttttaacTGGCTGATGCAAATAtagcattcaataaaaaaaattgccaaactaggtacatttttttttattttaaaaactcaataactctaagaaacgtaaaattttttttcaattaattaaactttaattaataacacatatattttataattgtgaattAATGAtagttattattaagttttaggTTACATTTTGGCaatctttttagttatttttataaataatatacgcttatgatttaatttttaaatatttgaaaacttactCCAATTCTGCATTGTTTGTGCTCTTAAAAATACgtgaaaattgagaattatatatattaatgagtttcatctaggtggaaacgtctcatcaattaaatttattaagttcaatttttttcaattattttaaccatttgttCGTTTTAAACACCAATAAactctttaaagaaaaacagtatttctagtttaaaattaaatctttgccTCGAGTGTAAAACACCAAACttaggttattttattttcattgggAAAAGGATTGTGGCAAACAGTCTTATGGTGCAATTTTTAGGCTCTGAACTTTAAAGACATTTATAGatgtaattagaaatttaaaaggaaaaatgtattaaatcgAAGAGTAACCAAAAAGAATCCTTtcatgaagaatttaaaaagaaatacttgcAATAAACTTACGTATATATCATTTCTATATCCTTGATGAGCATAATTTGGTGCAAACTGTTGTTCCCTGGCATTCTGGTCATCAGAATAATCTTGTGCAAAAGTGCAACCAACAACAAACAAGCAAACAAGAgcctataaaaaattatttcagttcagtatattcattaatataatgtacataaatggaatttgtattatttgtattaacatATGGTGAAATATGCTTTTCAAGCAAAatctaataacataaaattcattAGCTCAATAATGCACTGATATgtgaagaatgtttttttttttatagaga
This window of the Parasteatoda tepidariorum isolate YZ-2023 chromosome 4, CAS_Ptep_4.0, whole genome shotgun sequence genome carries:
- the LOC107453933 gene encoding uncharacterized protein, with amino-acid sequence MFTKALVCLFVVGCTFAQDYSDDQNAREQQFAPNYAHQGYRNDIYETGKAEPYDFGFQSTDEFGTIMNRKESSDSNGAVRGSYGYTDPFGVFRHVDYVADEFGFRAEVKSNEPGMGTQSPANVQIYAEPPPAGVIVERPYYHPHGYLQGGQNGQASAQQQQKRNPTASGSNQSRQVRPVSGSSGSRGSGSTSGNRVAVYPYVAPQQNAFSSNALSTSQYPQTVSSQYAANAAAASASGSQYSSGSAYQSSASVYPSRNAYLDSQSYASQSASQHRASAGSSSASSAQQPIVAKPYDGPTYKVGNPHITDLSRSERQESGTILLPTLVTGGAPTTLVKHIHTYPSAQVA